The following coding sequences are from one Pseudomonadota bacterium window:
- a CDS encoding galactose-1-phosphate uridylyltransferase, translating to MAELRRDVVTGNWVVVGYKTVKSNSVGLCPFCPENEHLTPKAIREYKDTEGSWLLRCFPAINPIFVIEADLKKRGEGIYDKMNNVGAHEVIVENRSHTKTMSDYTDRDYMLLLEMYQERIRDLKKDKRFKYTQIFKNH from the coding sequence ATGGCAGAGTTAAGAAGAGATGTTGTTACCGGAAACTGGGTAGTTGTCGGGTATAAAACAGTAAAAAGCAACTCAGTTGGCCTTTGCCCCTTCTGCCCGGAGAATGAACATCTTACCCCGAAAGCAATCAGGGAATATAAAGATACAGAAGGATCATGGCTTCTGCGCTGTTTTCCTGCCATTAATCCTATCTTCGTTATTGAGGCAGATTTGAAAAAACGGGGAGAAGGCATTTACGACAAGATGAATAATGTCGGGGCGCACGAAGTGATTGTCGAAAACAGGTCTCATACAAAAACAATGTCTGATTATACGGACCGGGATTACATGCTCTTGCTGGAGATGTATCAGGAGAGGATCCGCGACCTCAAAAAGGACAAAAGATTCAAATATACACAGATATTCAAGAACCACG